A window of Paraburkholderia sp. ZP32-5 genomic DNA:
GTCAGATGGTAATTGTGCATTTGCCCCGCGTGCGGAATCACCGGCACCGACCACGCTTCGGCCATTGCATTGATCTTGCGCGCGGCCGTAATGCCGCCGACGCGATTCGTGTCGTACTGGATCACATCGAGCGCGCGGCGTTCGAGCAGATCCTTGAAGCCATAGCTGGTGAACTCGTGTTCGCCGCCCGACACCGGTATCAGATTCATCTTCTTCAGTTCCTGATAGCCTTCGATATCGTCACCGATAACCGGCTCCTCGATCCAGCGCGGATTGAATTCGGCGAGACGCGGCAGCATCCGGCGCGCGTATTCGAGCGTCCAGCCCATATAGCACTCGACCATGATGTCGACCTCGTCGCCGGCCAGCTCGCGCAATAGCCGCACCTGTTCGAGGTTTTTCGCCATGCCTTGCGGGCCGTCCTTCGGCCCGTAACCGAAGCGCATTTTCAGTGCGGTAAAGCCGCTGTCCAGATAGCCTTGCGCTTCACCGAGAAACGCATCGCGATCGTCGTTGTTATAGAGCTTCGACGCATAGCACCAGATCTTCTCTTTCGTGCGGCCGCCGAGCAGCTTGAATACCGGCTTTTTCACGGCCTTGCCCATGATGTCCCACAGCGCGATATCGACCGCGGAAATTGCCGCCATGCCGATGCCTTTGCGGCCCCACGCAAGAGTGCGGCGATACATCTTCTGCCAGATGTACTCGTTGTCGAATGGATCTTCGCCAATTGCAATCGGCGCGAGGTATTCGTCGATGATCTGTTTGGCGATGCGCGGCGCGAGTGCGCAATTGCCGATGCCGACCGTGCCGTCGTCGCATTCGATTTCCACCACGAGCCAGCCGTGGAAGCGAAACGAACCCATTGCATCGCCGCGCTCGTAAAGAATATCGACCGCGTTCGTGCAGAAATGCGCTTGCGGCGGCACGACCTTGCCTTTCCATTCGAAGACGCGCGTACGGATATGCGTGATTTTCATCTGCAACGATTCCTTGAAAAGAATGCCGTGAAGAGTGAATGACCCGAGTCAATGGCCCGCGCGCTCGCCGAGCGGACCGCCGCGATGGGGAGCGGCGGTGGATGTCGGCGTGGATAGGCGCGGCGCGAAGCGAAACACGAGCAGCAGCAATGCGCCGATCATGCCGACCACCGCGAGCGAGAACATGCCCGCCTGCGGCGAGCCGATCATGTGTTCGGCGAGGCCCTTCAGATTCGGCGCGACGAAGCCGCCGAGATTGCCGATCGAATTGATCAGCGCGATCCCGCCAGCGGCAGCCGCGCCGCCGAGATAGCCGGTCGGTAGCGTCCAGAACAGCGGCTGCACGCAGACGAAGCCGATCGCCGCGACACAGAACGCCGCGATCGCCAACGCCACCGACGAAGTCATCGCCGATGCGGCGATCCCGAGTGCGGCGAGCACCAGCATCGCCGCAGCCCACTGCCGGTGATAGCCATGCCGGTCGGCGAAACGTGTCACGCAGAACGTGCCGATGATCGCGGCAATCCACGGAATCGCGGTGAGCAGCCCGACCTCGACGCCCACGTGGCCGCCGCTCGCGAGCGCGGCGACACGCGTCGGCAGATAGAACACGACACCGTATACGCTCATCTGCACGGCAAAGTAGATCGCGCTGCAGAACAGCACGCGCGAATCGCGCAGCGCGGCGAGCACCGACGCGGGGCCATGCGCGAGCTTCCGGCGGTCCTCCTCGCGCAGCGCGTGATCGAGTGCTTTGCGCTGCGCGTCATCGAGCCAGTTCGCCTGCGCGGGCCGGTCGGTCAGATAGAAGTAAGCGACGACACCCACCACCGAC
This region includes:
- a CDS encoding L-rhamnonate dehydratase, with the protein product MKITHIRTRVFEWKGKVVPPQAHFCTNAVDILYERGDAMGSFRFHGWLVVEIECDDGTVGIGNCALAPRIAKQIIDEYLAPIAIGEDPFDNEYIWQKMYRRTLAWGRKGIGMAAISAVDIALWDIMGKAVKKPVFKLLGGRTKEKIWCYASKLYNNDDRDAFLGEAQGYLDSGFTALKMRFGYGPKDGPQGMAKNLEQVRLLRELAGDEVDIMVECYMGWTLEYARRMLPRLAEFNPRWIEEPVIGDDIEGYQELKKMNLIPVSGGEHEFTSYGFKDLLERRALDVIQYDTNRVGGITAARKINAMAEAWSVPVIPHAGQMHNYHLTMSSTASPMSEFFPVFDVEVGNELFYYIFDGEPQPENGYLQLSDDVPGLGITLSDKYLADFNIVE
- a CDS encoding MFS transporter — translated: MTMTASPVLDSAIAKARTRLLPFLILMYMLAFLDRANVGFAKNVLQADTGLSDAAFAFGAGIFFVGYAVFEVPSNLLMYRFGARIWMSRIMVTWGIVSACTALVDSATSFYVLRTLLGIAEAGFFPGIILFLSNWFPARTRAQTVGMFYFGFPLAMLFGSPMSGLLLDAASPFGMHPWQWLFVVEGLAASVVGVVAYFYLTDRPAQANWLDDAQRKALDHALREEDRRKLAHGPASVLAALRDSRVLFCSAIYFAVQMSVYGVVFYLPTRVAALASGGHVGVEVGLLTAIPWIAAIIGTFCVTRFADRHGYHRQWAAAMLVLAALGIAASAMTSSVALAIAAFCVAAIGFVCVQPLFWTLPTGYLGGAAAAGGIALINSIGNLGGFVAPNLKGLAEHMIGSPQAGMFSLAVVGMIGALLLLVFRFAPRLSTPTSTAAPHRGGPLGERAGH